The following coding sequences are from one Rutidosis leptorrhynchoides isolate AG116_Rl617_1_P2 chromosome 11, CSIRO_AGI_Rlap_v1, whole genome shotgun sequence window:
- the LOC139876538 gene encoding uncharacterized protein, with the protein MIILSESSSLAGDNHHKLYDVYVSFQGGNTSHSFVDHLYKALKGANLNTISDDQEIQRGLHLKRELKISIERSRACIIVLSENYASSSFCLDELVLIMTFSYIVIPVFYHVKPKDVRFQINSFGDAMIKHEQKMEAETNVKKRSELANKIEKWKEALRQVADLKGHDANDGPETELIKEILDHIRGRLRGPLRNLIEFGLADIKSATENFAETYLIGSGGYGKVYKAELNLIDRNILLGLDGKNLEKIHMNRKTVAIKHILNDEKGQGKQGFYLEIEMLRRCEHPNIVSLLGYCNEYSEMILIYEFASNGSLDDYLGCIKKVTYLNWNKRLEICLDVANGLDYLHTNITDKERIIHRDIKSANILFD; encoded by the exons TTGATCATCTCTACAAAGCCCTTAAGGGTGCTAATCTCAACACCATTTCGGACGATCAAGAAATCCAAAGGGGGCTACATCTTAAACGGGAATTAAAAATTTCAATCGAAAGATCAAGAGCTTGTATTATCGTGTTGTCTGAGAACTATGCTTCCTCATCGTTCTgtct TGATGAACTTGTATTGATCATGACCTTCAGCTATATTGTTATCCCTGTCTTCTATCATGTCAAGCCCAAGGATGTTAGGTTTCAAATCAATAGCTTCGGAGACGCAATGATAAAGCATGAACAAAAGATGGAAGCAGAGACTAATGTGAAGAAACGAAGTGAATTGGCTAACAAGATAGAGAAGTGGAAGGAAGCACTTAGACAAGTTGCTGATTTAAAAGGGCATGATGCAAACGACGG GCCAGAGACGGAGTTAATCAAAGAAATCCTTGATCACATCCGTGGCAGATTACGTGGACCCTTAAGAAATCTTATTGAG TTTGGACTAGCTGACATAAAGTCGGCCACTGAGAATTTTGCTGAAACGTACCTAATTGGATCAGGTGGATATGGTAAGGTTTATAAAGCGGAACTTAACCTTATTGATAGAAATATCTTATTGGGACTAGATGGAAAGAATCTAGAGAAAATACATATGAATCGAAAAACGGTTGCTATAAAACACATCTTAAATGATGAAAAGGGGCAAGGTAAACAAGGTTTctatctagaaattgaaatgcttCGTAGATGTGAGCATCCCAACATAGTCTCACTTCTTGGCTATTGTAACGAATATTCTGAAATGATCCTTATCTATGAGTTTGCTTCAAATGGTAGCCTAGATGATTATTTGGGATGCATCAAAAAAGTAACTTATCTTAATTGGAATAAAAGGCTTGAAATATGCCTCGATGTTGCAAATGGGTTGGATTATCTTCACACAAACATCACGGATAAAGAAAGGATAATCCATCGTGATATCAAAAGTGCCAACATATTATTTGATTAG